One Plasmodium cynomolgi strain B DNA, chromosome 12, whole genome shotgun sequence genomic region harbors:
- a CDS encoding hypothetical protein (putative) — translation MNDDKLSSLIQKIGHTIDDIRDRSMIMLIQKYEKSIISETDFKKRNYFFDIILRYINDRNSSIPLKALIHVLDFVRCIIEKDEEVKSKFEQFGIHTFTKEFLTHFRDNEERYKKNSAAKKLNVAQDTDTCLISYEHMQMQNSNNEYNQVIRILIQLIRAYNGDNPDDLSKWDTQEYASKFDVNNAPDDLSNPNGGNKNGEAEPPEANGKADEQETVQYKNNITEKTSDMVDLNKEEVQYKATRKKSSSVEEPTSIHPRLRQHSPEKAKENTKKNTATLHNNADSTLSQKDLLNISQIMKKNNCINIFTKNNFSKSDDFEYYNSLYEAKNEVNKRSIYLLLAYKIYKAKKIREGHANLNQGSVPTRGTTQSYYNCDECYYAHILNNYTFFYLYNFFDCFDVFRRNFLDINGVEHAEQAGQAEQAKQAEQAKQAVERGDPIKGDPGKNQQGRSKEGEDSLVAYFTYLNNKHVYDKNITYKIKNYINKMNLLHFYLSMKFNYFECLGMNIIKKIISIDDLVYMHKEVNKILNEYIYIFNKDIFLFNYKFVYTLSYNIHYIYKNYVENNQAESEFHHMNNLLNSLAYLIFIIIYNLYISVTQRGGCLCNSIHNIYLNNFFFLINQNLFYLLLLRKGGKGCDSLGGNQIGTEFKYGHNMDKMDSEKGKGPPQLANNAIKEDGTNGENNADELNSINTFYLRKNEERAIHKSGDRTTAHFNEGDTYYYLFITKNNCVYFFKVLIFFMLEILKFSHCKISSIKKKCTTLNFHIDNFVIIYNFLCNILEYYFGESGKQKDSHLEILIDYIEENNLHGRGDKKAKQNGVPVREYLSETLSIHELNSFSSSSSNSSSDLKKNKFQSIDIFTNTTLRRTYQYSPKQLEVLKIVCLYINYTPVSFILMKKIQPKLVDLFRRFLFDMHLNTHHLELLHFFKIFFFFYDYEIYKEYIDLLCYFYSLANLFFVYRGVGDGGGVGDIGSVDVDGVGGTSFFGGAAFRSDISTFINTSNNISHFFFFVPTSYSALNVFLEKYHAANAAADLSPPHANEMFSSPADANNEPFHEPLETFKSQDFFDSPNLEKMSKTIDEHNRHESSSSYCIKQFCHILLQIRGDFKNEQCKNRQYKNEWCKNQMDNFTHQESLPVSRAQGDFPHFDAQFIDKVTQVLVENSLRMLFNSLSLLSSEYNNFTNYVKSHKQEKGSMYQFIVNKLKSCKNKMYILTFNHNLEGRTNVPKNVKFVELFKNFVLLLHNIISIMYSYNTEIIFFFFNFIFNINYEKGSFDSENNDLRGDPQRGDLSYGELDHNTISDKSMERGNVSKNAHMGDSTHSQNDLMSQNNRHSVTYSHRESNQPEHPKAYQDTQYITPIVAQRTDHHLQNEQEKHFGEEKGNNLLGTDSSQEYACKNVGQFDQHEPTKREASQTVNSKFDRNNQLYLNNCSNNDMPWGSTHHGGKTKNKSPDFYTPNFQINEFVDIIYELCVYSKKEIRNYYLFFILENVKKKVETLFDSLKDKEWKEKKRVLSNIKLFSKVLLFLYYSKKKYILLLEQGAYSSFNFLYDHHFEPILAGSNGDSGNGDNGNRNIGNRSNGNRSNGNHSGEVPRGRGEKHETEQKALTSIAYFYKNVFLNVHSLYFLLFQRKKKKRTLSLKIMWKLHHQFRLKFTKWWGSTKKDASPNGTMKRGEIQSGIEARQYNICEESETTWKYKEDPIRSHRRESPPKTQNHQNQCHNTFSYSNDWKFNANMLNMYISHFVLNHMLSDEEVIIQALQKVDMKTEELSLNFFDHVMSFILKRKPKFRAGDTGVESTTENKTQRGDPTHIDHFLLSIYEKIKSLYTKLIGEMLAKEQTSTYNIESFVYVLKILILLIITNYRNSSICKRIYKERYFYLSHLFCFFFYDNEIVKALSISLSFYLIFDQNVLLLNKHRIFLEPHLLQEQKSRKGEMGLERDDYSPNWLTEEIKSPHHSCTNMLENSLINEVKVEYMEGYYKESRKNVINRCGDGEDILHWEASKKYDNFFFNLHRNRYNRKDTSRNKYIDNEMQANQMDDVNKASFHIEKILPSLLAL, via the exons ATGAACGACGATAAGCTGAGCAGCCTCATTCAAAAAATAG GGCACACTATAGATGACATCCGAGACAGGTCAATGATTATGctaatacaaaaatatgaaaaaagtaTAATAAGCGAAACAGACTttaagaaaagaaattatttttttgatattattCTTCGATACATTAACGATAGAAACAGCTCCATTCCTCTGAAAGCGCTGATCCACGTTTTGGACTTCGTTCGGTGCATAAtagag AAGGATGAAGAGGTCAAAAGCAAATTCGAACAATTCGGAATACACACATTCACCAAGGAGTTTTTAACCCACTTTAGAGATAACGAAGAAAGGTACAAAAAGAATAGTGCcgccaaaaaattaaatgttgCACAGGACACAGATACGTGCCTCATAAGCTATGAGCACATGCAGATGCAAAACAGTAACAATGAATACAACCAGGTGATCAGAATTCTGATCCAGCTGATTCGTGCATACAATGGGGATAACCCAGACGACCTCTCAAAATGGGACACTCAAGAATATGCATCTAAGTTTGATGTAAATAATGCCCCCGATGATCTAAGTaatccaaatggggggaacaaaaatggggaggccGAACCACCGGAAGCCAATGGGAAGGCAGACGAACAGGAAACGGTCCAATACAAAAACAACATAACGGAAAAGACAAGCGACATGGTAGACTTAAATAAAGAGGAAGTCCAATACAAAgctacaagaaaaaaaagctctTCCGTCGAAGAGCCGACAAGCATTCACCCTCGGCTGAGGCAACACTCTCCTGAGAAGGCaaaggaaaacacaaaaaaaaacaccgcAACGTTACACAACAATGCAGATAGCACACTTTCACAAAAGGATCTCCTAAATATAAGccaaataatgaaaaaaaataactgcataaacatatttacaaaaaataatttttccaaaagtgACGATTTTGAGTATTACAATTCTTTatatgaagcaaaaaatgaagtgaatAAGCGGAGTATATATTTGCTCCTAGCCTATAAGATATATAAGGCCAAGAAAATAAGGGAAGGGCATGCTAACCTGAACCAAGGATCGGTACCTACACGGGGAACTACGCAAAGCTATTACAATTGTGACGAATGTTATTACGCACACATTTTGAATAACTACACATTTTTCTACCTATACAACTTCTTCGACTGCTTCGATGTGTTCAGAAGGAACTTTCTAGACATAAACGGAGTAGAACATGCAGAACAGGCGGGACAGGCGGAACAAGCGAAACAGGCGGAACAAGCGAAACAAGCGGTCGAACGTGGAGACCCCATAAAGGGGGATCCGGGGAAAAACCAACAAGGTAGAAgcaaagaaggggaagattCCCTCGTGGCGTATTTCACCTACCTAAATAATAAACACGTGTATGACAAAAACATAAcctacaaaataaaaaattacattaacaaaatgaatcTGCTGCATTTCTACCTGAGCATGAAGTTCAACTACTTCGAATGCTTAGGGATGAatataatcaaaaaaataataagcatAGACGACCTAGTTTATATGCACAAAgaagtgaacaaaattttaaatgaatatatttacattttcaatAAAGACATATTTCTATTTAACTATAAATTTGTATACACGCTTAGTTACAATATTCactatatttacaaaaattacgTCGAAAATAATCAGGCAGAAAGTGAATTCCATCATATGAACAACCTTCTAAATAGTCTAGcttatcttatttttataattatttataaccTTTACATAAGTGTAACCCAGAGGGGGGGATGTCTTTGCAACAGTATCCACAATATCTACCTGAACAACTTCTTTTTCCTGATTAACCAAAATTTGTTCTACTTACTTTTGCttcgaaaaggaggaaaaggctGCGACTCCCTCGGGGGAAATCAAATCGGTACAGAGTTCAAGTATGGCCATAATATGGACAAGATGGACagtgaaaaggggaaaggccCCCCCCAATTGGCAAACAACGCAATCAAGGAAGATGGGACAAACGGAGAAAACAACGCAGATGAGCTCAATAGCATAAACACATTTTACCTAAGGAAGAACGAAGAGAGGGCGATTCACAAATCGGGGGACAGAACCACTGCGCATTTCAATGAGGGCGACACGTACTACTACTTATTCATAACGAAAAACAATTGCgtctattttttcaaagtgttaattttcttcatgctagaaattttaaaattttcgcaCTGCAAAATTAgcagcataaaaaaaaaatgcaccacACTCAACTTCCACATAGACAATTTTGTCATCATTTACAATTTCCTGTGTAACATCTTAGAGTACTACTTTGGTGAGTCAGGTAAGCAGAAAGACTCACACTTGGAGATCCTCATTGACTACATTGAAGAAAACAACCTGCATGGGCGTGGAgataaaaaggcaaaacaaaatggggtcCCCGTTAGGGAGTACCTTTCAGAAACTTTAAGCATCCACGAGTTGAacagtttttcttcctcctcttccaaCTCCTCTagcgatttaaaaaaaaacaaatttcagagcattgatatttttactaaTACTACCCTTCGGCGTACTTACCAATACAGCCCTAAACAATTGGAGGTCCTGAAAATCGTCTGTCTTTACATAAACTACACCCCCGTGTCATTCATTTTGATGAAGAAGATACAACCCAAATTAGTCGACCTGTTTAGACGGTTCCTCTTCGACATGCACCTAAACACGCACCACTTAGAATTGTTgcactttttcaaaatttttttcttcttttatgaCTACGAAATTTATAAGGAGTACATCGATCTCCTGTGTTATTTTTACTCCTTGGCGAATTTGTTTTTCGTCTATCGTGGTGTTGGCGATGGTGGCGGCGTTGGCGATATTGGCAGCGTTGATGTTGACGGCGTTGGCGGGACTAGCTTCTTTGGCGGAGCCGCCTTCCGGTCAGATATATCCACCTTCATAAACACCAGCAATAACAtctcccacttttttttcttcgtcccAACTAGTTACTCCGCCCTCAACGTCTTTCTTGAAAAGTATCACGCAGCGAATGCCGCAGCAGACCTATCCCCTCCACATGCCAACGAAATGTTCTCAAGTCCGGCCGACGCAAATAATGAACCATTTCATGAACCCCTGGAGACATTCAAATCGCAAGACTTTTTCGATTCCCCCAATTTGGAGAAGATGAGCAAAACGATAGATGAACACAACAGACATGAAAGTTCGTCATCGTACTGCATAAAGCAATTTTGCCATATTTTGCTACAAATACGGGGAGACTTCAAAAACGAGCAGTGCAAAAATAGGCAGTACAAAAACGAGTGGTGCAAAAATCAAATGGACAATTTCACACATCAAGAGTCGCTCCCAGTTAGCCGCGCACAAGGAGACTTCCCCCACTTCGATGCCCAATTTATTGACAAAGTTACCCAAGTGCTGGTTGAAAACAGCCTCAGAATGCTCTTTAATTCGCTGTCTCTTCTATCCTCTGAATATAACAACTTCACAAATTATGTCAAGTCGCataaacaagaaaaaggatcCATGTACCAATTTATTGTTAACAAGTTAAAGAgctgcaaaaataaaatgtacatactAACGTTTAACCACAACTTGGAAGGTAGAACGAATGTCCCCAAAAATGTCAAGTTCGTCGAACTGTTTAAAAACtttgtcctcctcctgcaCAACATCATTTCGATCATGTATAGCTACAACacggaaattattttttttttttttaattttatttttaacattaatTATGAAAAGGGATCCTTTGACAGCGAAAATAATGACCTAAGAGGGGATCCCCAAAGGGGGGACTTGTCCTATGGAGAGCTCGATCATAATACCATTTCTGACAAAAGCATGGAAAGAGGAAACGTCtccaaaaatgcacacatgggAGATTCTACCCATTCACAGAATGACCTAATGAGCCAAAATAATCGCCACAGCGTAACCTACAGCCATAGAGAGTCAAACCAACCCGAACATCCCAAGGCGTATCAAGACACGCAGTACATTACCCCTATAGTTGCTCAAAGGACAGATCACCATCTCCAAAATGAGCAGGAAAAGCATTTCggtgaagaaaagggaaataatttACTAGGGACAGACAGCTCTCAAGAATATGCCTGCAAAAATGTGGGCCAATTCGACCAGCACGAACCAACCAAGCGGGAAGCCTCCCAAACGGTGAACTCCAAATTTGATAGGAACAATCAACTCTATCTGAACAATTGCTCGAATAATGACATGCCTTGGGGATCTACTCACCATGGAGGGAAGACAAAAAACAAATCTCCAGATTTCTACACCCCCAATTTCCAAATCAACGAATTCGTTGACATCATATACGAACTGTGCGTAtatagcaaaaaggaaataagaAATTATTATCTCTTTTTTATACTCGAAAATGTcaagaaaaaagtggagacCCTGTTTGATTCCCTTAAGGACAAAgaatggaaggaaaaaaagagggtcTTGTCAAATATTAAGCTTTTCTCCAAagtcctcctttttttgtactacTCTAAAAAGAAGTACATACTCTTGCTAGAGCAGGGCGCTTACAGCTCGTTCAACTTTTTGTACGACCACCATTTTGAGCCAATCCTTGCGGGTAGCAACGGTGATAGCGGCAACGGTGATAACGGCAACCGCAACATTGGCAACCGCAGCAATGGCAACCGCAGCAATGGCAACCATAGCGGCGAAGTTCCCCGTGGCAGGGGGGAGAAACACGAAACGGAACAGAAAGCACTGACTAGCATCGCCTACTTCTACAAGAACGTCTTCCTAAACGTGCACAGTTTGTATTTCCTGCTTTttcaaaggaagaagaaaaagaggaccCTTTCTCTTAAAATCATGTGGAAATTGCATCACCAGTTTAGGCTAAAGTTCACCAAGTGGTGGGGCAGCACGAAGAAAGATGCATCACCAAACGGTACGATGAAACGGGGGGAAATACAAAGTGGGATCGAAGCGAGACAATATAACATTTGTGAAGAAAGCGAAACCACGTGGAAGTACAAAGAAGACCCTATAAGAAGCCACCGACGTGAATCCCCTCCAAAAACACAAAACCACCAGAACCAGTGCCATAACACCTTTAGCTACTCAAACGACTGGAAATTTAATGCCaatatgttaaatatgtatataagcCATTTTGTACTTAATCATATGCTTAGCGACGAAGAGGTTATCATTCAGGCGTTACAAAAAGTAGACATGAAGACGGAGGAACTCTCCCTGAATTTTTTCGACCACGTaatgtcatttattttgaagaGAAAACCCAAATTTAGAGCAGGTGACACTGGCGTAGAGAGCACTACAGAAAATAAAACCCAAAGGGGGGATCCAACCCACATCGATCATTTCCTTCTCTcaatttacgaaaaaataaaaagtttgTACACAAAACTGATAGGGGAAATGTTAGCCAAGGAGCAAACCAGTACATACAATATTGAATCGTTTGTCTATGTCCTAAAAATACTAATTTTGTTGATCATCACCAACTATAGGAATAGCAGCATATGCAAAAGAATATACAAGGAGAGGTACTTTTATCTGTCCCActtgttttgcttcttcttttacGATAATGAGATTGTTAAAGCATTGTCCATCAGCTTGAGTTTCTACTTGATATTCGACCAGAACGTCTTGCTACTGAACAAGCACAGGATATTTCTCGAACCGCATTTGCTACAAGAACAGAAAAGTAGAAAAGGTGAAATGGGCTTAGAAAGGGATGACTACTCTCCTAATTGGTTAactgaagaaataaaatcgCCTCATCACAGCTGCACGAACATGTTAGAGAATTCTTTAATTAATGAAGTAAAGGTAGAATATATGGAGGGGTACTACAAAGAGAGtcgaaaaaatgtcattaaCAGATGTGGAGACGGAGAAGATATACTACATTGGGAGGcatccaaaaaatatgacaactttttttttaatctgcaCAGAAATAGATACAACAGAAAAGACACAAGCaggaataaatatattgataACGAAATGCAGGCCAACCAGATGGACGATGTAAACAAGGCCTCATTTCATATAGAGAAAattcttccttcccttttggctttataa
- a CDS encoding DNA repair metallo-beta-lactamase protein (putative), with amino-acid sequence MVEDNIHVIQNDPLIIVDKFPYTRKKERVTEEEEKEEEKKITKIYFLTHFHADHYSNINKYFHENVFSSTITKKLLTNIIGVNEKYIHNLKINKNYHLFNFEIIFIDANHCPGSVIIYFEFANGTKIIHTGDFRYSNVHTFLIKKVLSCKGNEKNREHKMEMLSATKSEEQTNKGELSTRMKTSFSWKGNPYNIHFCSEHLNIYKRKTYIVNFEEFRIAYLKNVEDLIWGLKSVGKEFYLYDSIEKENYFNFFIYVDLSLYFNQNEVDILLLYDGNKRLNENLVINEENVKNIRFVVISDREKLENGTNPNGTNSSVLVKRELLHHLSDKTVLNLSRGNGVKCDKTNGEHGKVKKEEDINVNESKFTHEHVTEEGKTMVKAKKESMNDLIKLEDSQGGQKINAPCEVNESEEDSNYIRTIYLDTTYALSKNNLFAPQMYLINFIIYICKKKVREDSTEAVSAAVEAGEKHKANLARTGKRTRVHKYKDEGWGGKVGRRNSDEKKGTTTHGVEKSEDNGAEGGDEKGLGGEGNSPKKTLFMFGTYNLGKEKIYLSVSEACNMKIHFRNEKKKP; translated from the exons ATGGTTGAGGATAACATACATGTGATTCAGAATGACCCCCTCATAATCGTAGATAAATTCCCCTACAccaggaagaaggaaagagTCACAG aagaagaagagaaagaagaagaaaaaaaaatcacgaAGATATATTTCTTGACTCATTTCCACGCCGATCATTACAgcaacataaataaatacttcCACGAGAACGTTTTCTCGTCTACCATAACGAAAAAGTTGTTAACAAACATAATTGgagtaaatgaaaaatatatacacaatttaaaaattaataagaaTTACCATCTTTTCAATttcgaaataatttttatcgaCGCAAATCATTGTCCTGGATCTGTAATTATCTATTTTGAATTTgcaaatggaacaaaaattatacacaCAGGCGATTTCCGCTATTCCAATGTTCATAcctttttgataaaaaaagtgttaagTTGTaaagggaatgaaaaaaatagagaacacaaaatggaaatgttGAGTGCTACAAAATCTGAGGAACAAACCAACAAAGGGGAGTTATCCACCAGGATGAAGACGAGCTTTTCCTGGAAGGGCAATCCATACAACATCCATTTTTGTAGTGAACATTTAAATATctataaaagaaaaacatacattgtaaattttgaagaatttaGAATagcttatttaaaaaatgttgaagatTTAATTTGGGGACTTAAATCTGTgggaaaagaattttatttgtatgattccattgaaaaggaaaattactttaacttttttatttatgtagatTTGTCTCTATATTTTAATCAGAACGAAGTGGACATTTTGCTTCTGTATGATGGCAATAAAAGGCTAAATGAGAATTTGGTAATTAACGAGGAAAACGTAAAGAATATTCGCTTTGTCGTGATCTCTGATAGAGAAAAGTTAGAAAATGGAACCAATCCCAACGGAACGAACTCCTCAGTTTTGGTGAAAAGGGAGTTGCTTCACCATTTGTCTGATAAGACCGTGTTGAATCTTAGTAGAGGAAATGGAGTCAAGTGCGATAAGACGAATGGAGAACAcggaaaggtaaaaaaggaagaagacatCAACGTGAACGAGTCGAAGTTTACACATGAGCATGTCACTGAAGAAGGGAAGACGATGgtaaaagcgaaaaaagaaagcatgAATGATCTCATCAAGCTGGAAGATAGTCAAggtgggcaaaaaataaatgcccCTTGTGAAGTGAACGAATCGGAAGAAGACTCAAATTATATAAGGACCATTTACCTGGACACAACGTATGCCCTgtcgaaaaataatttgttcgcGCCGCAGATGTAtttgattaattttattatttatatatgtaagaAGAAAGTGAGAGAAGATTCCACCGAAGCGGTGAGCGCCGCGGTAGAggcgggggagaagcacaagGCTAACCTTGCTAGGACGGGCAAACGAACCCGCGTGCATAAATATAAGGACGAGGGATGGGGAGGCAAAGTGGGTAGAAGAAACAGCGATGAAAAGAAGGGGACAACCACACATGGCGTGGAAAAGAGCGAAGACAATGGAGCGGAGGGTGGAGATGAAAAGGGATTAGGGGGAGAAGGGAATTCCCCCAAAAAAACTCTATTCATGTTTGGAACCTACAACctggggaaggaaaaaatttacctaaGCGTATCCGAGGCGTGCAACATGAAAATACATTttaggaatgaaaaaaaaaaaccataa